Proteins from a genomic interval of Lolium perenne isolate Kyuss_39 chromosome 1, Kyuss_2.0, whole genome shotgun sequence:
- the LOC127310850 gene encoding uncharacterized protein — protein MEAKDVAPLPAATAASPAPPVPAPVSQAKPAPQPITSMPPHAHPQPPPTSMPPHAHPQPPPTSMPQHAHSHAPPPHSHSQPPPPTHAHKQPPQPLPFAHHQPHHHQHQQPQHHQQQPAPGSGTPPAPMPGSGMRLSFDQMVGKPPGEPHHQQHPHQQHHAPGPMLYNAPQPYATVPPPGANALGMGELMRKKRGRPRKYAPDGSMALALAPLSSASGGAPTPPPGQQQQPHGFSISSPPSDPNAKRRGRPPGSGKKKQFEALGSWGISFTPHILSVKAGEDVASKIMSFSQQGPRTVCILSANGAISNVTLRQPATSGGLVTYEGRFEIISLSGSFLLAEDGDTRSRTGGLSVALAGSDGRVLGGCVAGQLTAATPVQVVVASFIAEGKKSKPAEPRKVEPMSAPPQMATYVPAPVASPPSEGTSSGSSDDSGSPMNQGGMPYNHSGQPQQQPPHPQQHMPPAYASGGWSLSHHQNNNRHDADMKMMSN, from the exons ATGGAGGCCAAGGACGTCGCGCCgctccccgccgccaccgccgccagccCCGCGCCGCCCGTGCCGGCTCCGGTCTCGCAGGCTAAGCCGGCGCCACAACCGATCACCTCGATGCCGCCGCACGCGCACCCACAGCCGCCGCCCACCTCGATGCCGCCGCACGCGCACCCACAGCCGCCGCCCACCTCCATGCCGCAGCACGCGCACTCGCACGCACCGCCGCCGCACTCGCActcccagccgccgccgccgactcACGCGCACAAGCAGCCACCGCAGCCGCTCCCGTTCGCGCACCACCAGCCCCACCACCACCAGCACCAGCAGCCGCAACACCATCAGCAGCAGCCGGCGCCCGGCTCGGGGACCCCGCCGGCGCCCATGCCGGGGAGCGGCATGCGCCTCTCCTTCGACCAGATGGTAGGCAAGCCGCCCGGGGAGCCGCATCACCAGCAGCACCCGCATCAGCAGCACCATGCCCCGGGCCCCATGCTCTACAACGCGCCGCAGCCCTACGCGACGGTCCCGCCGCCGGGCGCCAATGCGCTCGGGATGGGCGAGCTCATGCGCAAGAAGCGGGGCCGCCCGCGCAAGTACGCGCCAGACGGGAGCATGGCCCTCGCGCTCgcgcccctctcctccgcctccggcggcgcgcccacgccgccgcccggACAGCAGCAGCAGCCGCACGGATTCTCCATCAGCAGCCCCCCGTCAGATCCCAACGCCAAGCGCCGTGGCCGGCCCCCTGGCTCCGGCAAGAAGAAGCAGTTCGAAGCACTGG GTTCTTGGGGCATCTCCTTCACTCCGCACATCCTCTCCGTCAAGGCCGGCGAG GATGTTGCTTCAAAAATAATGTCCTTCTCTCAGCAAGGACCTCGCACGGTTTGCATTCTTTCAGCAAATGGTGCAATAAGCAACGTGACACTTCGGCAGCCAGCTACATCTGGTGGACTAGTGACTTATGAG GGCCGCTTCGAGATCATTTCTCTTTCTGGTTCTTTCCTGCTTGCGGAGGATGGTGACACTCGTAGCAGGACTGGTGGATTGAGCGTTGCACTTGCAGGATCTGATGGCCGGGTGCTTGGTGGATGTGTAGCTGGGCAGCTAACGGCTGCTACACCTGTTCAG GTTGTTGTtgctagtttcatagcggaaggtaAGAAGTCAAAGCCGGCTGAGCCAAGGAAGGTTGAACCAATGTCCGCGCCTCCACAGATGGCCACCTATGTGCCAGCTCCAGTGGCCAGCCCTCCCTCTGAGGGCACATCCAGTGGATCTTCTGATGACTCTGGCAGCCCCATGAACCAGGGCGGGATGCCCTACAACCACTCTGGGCAGCCGCAGCAGCAGCCGCCGCACCCTCAGCAGCACATGCCCCCTGCGTACGCATCTGGCGGCTGGTCGCTCTCGCACCATCAGAACAACAACAGGCATGACGCTGACATGAAGATGATGTCGAATTAA